The Xanthobacter flavus genome includes a window with the following:
- a CDS encoding acyl CoA:acetate/3-ketoacid CoA transferase has product MAMRVLSAEEAARLVQSGDTILIGGSGGGHAVPDTLIAAVAERFLKEGAPRDLTTMHPVGLGDRKTRGVGHLAHDGLLKRVVCGTLVDSPPVEKMALEDRVEAYTLPQGALSQLTREMASGRPGLVTHVGLNTFIDPRLGGGRQSPSATEDLVEVVQLAGREWLFYKPFVPNIAFLRGTTADEDGNISMEQEAIFGEMISMAQATKRAGGTVIVQVKRLARRGTLNPKMVKIPGILVDVVVVDPTQMQTYVSDYNPAYAGELKIPLSAIAPLPFDPRKVIARRAALELYEGAVCNLGSGISTGIATVAAEEGCLDAITLTNEQGLIGGAPASGNEVGASRNFHAMIDQPYQFDFYDGGGLDIAFLSFAEVDAEGSVNVSRFSDRIIGPGGFINISQNAKKVVFSGTFTSGGLDMAWPDGKTVIRREGRDRKFVDRLQQLTYSGAYAAGIGQEALYVTERAVFRRGGSGRLELIEIAPGIDLEHDVLAHMDFRPDIAPDLRLMDLALFHPQTIGLEQRLAVSQRSPRKPGARLSA; this is encoded by the coding sequence ATGGCGATGCGCGTTCTGAGCGCGGAGGAAGCCGCGCGGCTGGTGCAGAGTGGCGACACCATCCTCATCGGCGGCTCGGGCGGCGGCCATGCGGTGCCGGACACGCTGATCGCCGCCGTGGCCGAGCGCTTCCTGAAGGAGGGCGCCCCGCGCGACCTCACCACCATGCATCCCGTCGGCCTCGGCGACCGCAAGACCCGCGGCGTCGGCCATCTCGCCCATGACGGCCTCTTGAAGCGCGTCGTCTGCGGCACGCTGGTGGATTCCCCGCCGGTGGAGAAGATGGCGCTGGAGGACCGCGTCGAGGCCTACACCCTGCCGCAGGGCGCCCTCTCCCAGCTCACCCGCGAGATGGCCTCCGGCCGCCCCGGCCTCGTGACCCATGTGGGCCTCAACACCTTCATCGACCCGCGCCTCGGCGGCGGGCGGCAGAGCCCTTCGGCGACGGAAGACCTGGTGGAGGTGGTCCAGCTCGCCGGGCGGGAGTGGCTCTTCTACAAGCCCTTCGTGCCCAACATCGCCTTCCTGCGCGGCACCACGGCGGACGAGGACGGCAACATCTCCATGGAGCAGGAGGCCATCTTCGGCGAGATGATCTCCATGGCGCAGGCCACCAAGCGCGCCGGCGGCACCGTCATCGTGCAGGTGAAGCGCCTCGCCCGGCGCGGCACGCTGAACCCGAAGATGGTGAAGATCCCCGGTATTCTGGTGGACGTGGTCGTGGTCGATCCCACACAGATGCAGACCTATGTCTCGGACTACAACCCCGCCTATGCCGGCGAGCTGAAGATACCGCTTTCCGCCATCGCGCCCTTGCCGTTCGATCCACGCAAGGTCATCGCCCGGCGCGCGGCACTGGAGCTGTATGAAGGCGCGGTTTGCAACCTCGGCTCGGGCATCTCCACCGGCATCGCCACCGTGGCGGCGGAGGAAGGGTGCCTCGATGCCATTACGCTGACCAACGAGCAGGGCCTCATCGGCGGCGCGCCGGCGAGCGGCAACGAGGTGGGCGCCAGCCGCAACTTCCACGCCATGATCGACCAGCCCTACCAGTTCGATTTCTACGACGGCGGCGGCCTCGACATCGCCTTCCTCTCCTTCGCGGAGGTGGATGCGGAGGGCTCGGTGAACGTCTCGCGCTTCTCCGACCGCATCATCGGCCCCGGCGGCTTCATCAACATCTCGCAGAATGCGAAGAAGGTGGTCTTCTCCGGCACCTTCACCTCGGGCGGGCTCGACATGGCGTGGCCGGACGGAAAGACGGTCATCCGCAGGGAAGGGCGCGACCGCAAGTTCGTCGATCGCCTCCAGCAGCTCACCTACAGCGGCGCCTATGCCGCCGGCATCGGGCAGGAGGCGCTTTATGTCACCGAGCGCGCGGTATTCCGGCGCGGGGGCTCCGGCCGGCTGGAGCTGATCGAGATCGCCCCCGGCATCGACCTGGAGCATGACGTGCTCGCCCACATGGATTTCCGCCCTGATATCGCGCCCGATCTGCGACTGATGGATCTGGCATTGTTCCATCCGCAAACGATCGGACTTGAACAGCGGCTCGCCGTGTCGCAACGTTCGCCGCGCAAGCCCGGCGCAAGACTCAGCGCTTGA
- a CDS encoding TetR/AcrR family transcriptional regulator: MPASPPARKAARSTTAAPQREAATRDADKTRLNILEAAEAEFAAKGLAGARVDVVAEEAGANKRMIYYYFGSKEDLYLAVLERVYTDMRVAEAELALEAMAPLAAITCLAEFKFDYPAQHPHLIPLLNSENLLGGEYLRRSLRLREMQISLIARLEAILARGAADGTLRPGIDPLHLYLTISAISYFYFSNNPTLSTAFGRDLATADERAARRRHVVDVVTRYIERV; encoded by the coding sequence ATGCCCGCATCCCCTCCCGCCCGCAAGGCGGCCCGCTCCACCACCGCCGCCCCGCAGCGCGAGGCGGCGACGCGGGATGCGGACAAGACGCGGCTGAACATCCTTGAGGCCGCCGAGGCGGAATTCGCCGCCAAGGGCCTCGCCGGCGCGCGGGTGGACGTGGTGGCCGAGGAGGCCGGCGCCAACAAGCGCATGATCTATTATTACTTCGGCAGCAAGGAAGACCTCTATCTGGCGGTGCTGGAGCGCGTCTATACCGACATGCGCGTCGCGGAGGCCGAGCTGGCGCTGGAAGCCATGGCGCCGCTTGCGGCCATCACCTGCCTCGCCGAATTCAAGTTCGACTATCCCGCCCAGCACCCCCACCTCATTCCGCTGCTCAACAGCGAGAATTTGCTCGGCGGCGAATATCTGCGCCGCTCCTTGCGCCTGCGCGAGATGCAGATTTCCCTCATCGCCCGGCTGGAAGCCATCCTCGCGCGCGGCGCCGCCGACGGCACGCTGCGGCCCGGCATTGACCCGCTGCACCTCTACCTCACCATCTCGGCCATCAGCTATTTCTACTTCTCCAACAACCCCACCCTCTCCACCGCCTTCGGCCGCGACCTCGCCACCGCCGACGAGCGCGCGGCCCGGCGCCGGCATGTGGTGGATGTGGTGACGCGGTATATCGAGCGGGTGTGA
- a CDS encoding NAD(P)-dependent oxidoreductase produces the protein MQAARGSEEGGEDRLRTSEDTMAEIAPGARIAFLGTGIMGGHMARRLAEAGFRVAAWNRSRAKAEPLLAHGATIAEAPEAALEGAAAAVVMLSTGAVIDEVLFEGPALDALKPGATMVVMSSIPVETCRAQAAQAAARNIRYVDAPVSGGEVGARDGTLAILAGGDEGTIADLAPLFAPMGRATRIGPVGTGQLAKLANQIIVGAAMAGVAEAFAFAAKGGADLANLRTALMGGFGDSKVLNLHGARMAARDFVPGSPAQYQLKDLRTAQALAGEMGLSLTLLDTLTGLFTDMMAHGGTDRDVSAIFEEVERRSAARTGENA, from the coding sequence ATTCAAGCAGCTCGCGGCAGTGAAGAAGGCGGCGAAGACCGCCTAAGAACCTCGGAGGACACCATGGCGGAGATCGCACCGGGGGCGCGGATCGCCTTCCTCGGCACCGGCATCATGGGCGGACACATGGCGCGGCGGCTCGCCGAGGCCGGCTTCCGCGTCGCCGCCTGGAACCGCAGCCGGGCGAAGGCGGAGCCGCTTCTTGCCCACGGCGCCACCATCGCCGAGGCGCCGGAAGCGGCGCTTGAGGGCGCGGCGGCGGCGGTGGTGATGCTCTCCACCGGCGCGGTGATCGACGAGGTACTGTTCGAAGGCCCCGCGCTCGATGCGCTCAAACCCGGCGCAACGATGGTGGTGATGAGCTCCATCCCCGTCGAGACCTGCCGGGCGCAGGCCGCCCAAGCCGCCGCGCGAAACATCCGATACGTGGACGCGCCCGTTTCCGGCGGCGAGGTGGGGGCGCGGGACGGCACCCTCGCCATCCTCGCGGGGGGCGATGAAGGCACCATCGCGGACCTTGCCCCCCTCTTCGCCCCCATGGGCCGGGCGACGCGCATCGGGCCGGTGGGGACGGGGCAATTGGCCAAGCTCGCCAACCAGATCATCGTCGGCGCGGCCATGGCGGGCGTCGCCGAGGCGTTCGCCTTCGCCGCGAAGGGCGGGGCGGACCTTGCCAACCTGCGCACGGCGCTGATGGGCGGTTTCGGCGACTCGAAGGTGCTGAACCTCCACGGCGCGCGCATGGCGGCGCGGGATTTCGTGCCCGGCTCCCCGGCGCAGTATCAATTGAAGGACCTGAGGACGGCGCAGGCGCTGGCGGGGGAGATGGGGCTGAGCCTCACCTTGCTCGACACGCTGACCGGCCTGTTCACGGACATGATGGCCCATGGCGGCACGGACCGCGACGTCTCCGCCATCTTCGAGGAGGTGGAGCGCCGCTCCGCCGCACGCACGGGAGAGAACGCATGA
- a CDS encoding enoyl-CoA hydratase/isomerase family protein, producing MSDTDGAIRVTHEGAVARLVIDRPRKHNAITPAMARDLAAACAALDADDGVRVVLITGGGEKAFSAGSDMNALGEITDLWAFRNRVEYAAVVRDMRKPVIALLRGWVLGGGLEIALGADIRIAGTSAKFGAPEVTRGWVGGGGASQMLPRLVGYGQAMRLLLSGDTIDAARALSIGLVEEVVDDDALDAHATALAQRIATFSPLATQAVKAATRAALSMPLEAGIRHENELHVICMSDRGRQEGITAFQEGREGRF from the coding sequence ATGAGCGACACCGACGGCGCCATCCGCGTCACCCACGAAGGGGCGGTGGCGCGCCTCGTCATCGACCGGCCGCGCAAGCACAATGCCATCACCCCCGCCATGGCCCGCGACCTCGCGGCGGCCTGCGCGGCGCTGGATGCGGACGATGGGGTGCGCGTGGTGCTCATCACCGGCGGCGGGGAGAAGGCGTTTTCCGCCGGCTCGGACATGAATGCCCTCGGCGAGATCACCGACCTCTGGGCCTTCCGCAACCGGGTGGAATATGCCGCCGTGGTGCGCGACATGCGCAAGCCCGTCATCGCGCTGCTGCGCGGCTGGGTGCTGGGCGGGGGGCTGGAGATCGCGCTCGGGGCCGACATCCGCATCGCCGGCACGTCCGCCAAATTCGGCGCGCCGGAGGTGACGCGGGGATGGGTGGGCGGCGGCGGCGCCTCCCAGATGCTGCCGCGCCTCGTGGGCTACGGACAGGCCATGCGCCTGCTGCTCTCCGGCGACACCATCGATGCGGCGCGCGCACTTTCCATCGGCCTCGTGGAGGAGGTGGTGGACGACGACGCCCTCGACGCCCACGCCACGGCGCTGGCCCAGCGCATCGCCACCTTCAGCCCCCTCGCCACCCAGGCCGTCAAAGCCGCCACCCGCGCCGCCCTCTCCATGCCGCTGGAGGCCGGCATCCGCCACGAGAACGAACTGCACGTGATCTGCATGAGCGACCGGGGCCGGCAGGAGGGGATCACCGCGTTTCAGGAGGGGCGGGAGGGGCGGTTTTGA
- a CDS encoding 2-keto-4-pentenoate hydratase: MSPEDAARLAGLLHAARQGARLAELPADARVPATPEEAYQVQSEIVRLSGEDIRGWKVTALKEEDRAAYGGTRPVAGPLLSGWVFPAPAEVALSRFVAPLLECEFAFLLGRDLPPRETPYTLEEIAEAVAALIPAFEIADGRVPPDAPGALRLADSMGNGAFIPGTPVSDWRALDRAGPVTLRIDGIKIETGSGARILGDPLKAVQHLANAQRLCAPLRAGHIITTGTATTPVRLEREGRVEADFGAVGRVGVGIA, from the coding sequence ATGAGCCCGGAAGACGCCGCCCGCCTCGCCGGCCTGCTCCATGCGGCGCGGCAGGGGGCGCGCCTTGCCGAGCTGCCCGCCGACGCGCGCGTGCCCGCGACGCCGGAGGAGGCCTATCAGGTGCAGTCGGAGATCGTCCGCCTTTCGGGTGAAGACATTCGCGGATGGAAGGTCACGGCGCTGAAGGAGGAAGACCGCGCGGCCTATGGCGGCACGCGACCGGTGGCCGGCCCGCTGCTCTCCGGCTGGGTGTTTCCCGCGCCTGCCGAGGTGGCGCTTTCCCGCTTCGTTGCGCCGCTCCTGGAATGCGAATTCGCCTTCCTGCTGGGGCGGGATCTGCCCCCGCGCGAGACGCCCTACACCCTGGAGGAGATTGCCGAGGCGGTGGCCGCGCTTATCCCCGCCTTCGAGATCGCCGATGGCCGCGTGCCTCCGGACGCCCCCGGCGCCCTGCGCCTTGCCGACAGCATGGGCAACGGCGCCTTCATTCCCGGAACGCCGGTGAGTGACTGGCGCGCCCTCGACCGCGCCGGCCCCGTCACGCTCCGCATCGACGGCATCAAGATCGAGACCGGCAGCGGCGCGCGCATCCTCGGCGACCCCCTCAAGGCCGTCCAGCACCTCGCCAACGCCCAGCGCCTCTGTGCGCCCTTGCGCGCCGGCCACATCATCACCACCGGGACGGCGACGACGCCGGTGCGGCTGGAGCGAGAGGGACGGGTGGAGGCGGATTTTGGGGCGGTGGGGCGGGTGGGGGTGGGGATCGCGTAG
- a CDS encoding shikimate dehydrogenase family protein — MVAGTARLYAIIGDPVGHVRTPLVFNAYFAERGIDAVCVPIHIRPDELETAMAGLKAIANLDGFIVTAPHKARVAGIVDRLVGDGDKVGAVNTVRREADGTFTGTMLDGHGFVAGLAKAGWGPQGKSVYIAGAGGAASAIAFALAGAGMARLTLFDRTPAIGQALLKRVKAAYPQIETQFGTRDPSGHDLAVNATPLGLEPDDPFSFDVEKAGPETLVAEVLMKPETTALLHAAAARGCAIHQGRHMLDGQRDLMMAYFGLALQAGA; from the coding sequence ATGGTCGCCGGCACCGCCCGCCTCTATGCCATCATCGGCGATCCCGTCGGCCATGTGCGCACGCCGCTCGTGTTCAATGCGTATTTCGCCGAGCGCGGCATCGATGCCGTCTGCGTGCCCATCCACATCCGCCCCGACGAGCTCGAAACCGCGATGGCGGGCCTCAAGGCCATCGCGAATCTGGATGGCTTCATCGTCACGGCGCCGCACAAGGCGCGGGTGGCGGGCATTGTAGACCGGCTGGTGGGGGACGGGGATAAGGTGGGCGCCGTGAACACGGTGCGGCGGGAGGCGGATGGCACCTTCACGGGCACCATGCTGGATGGCCACGGCTTCGTCGCCGGCCTCGCCAAGGCGGGGTGGGGGCCGCAGGGGAAATCCGTCTACATCGCCGGCGCCGGCGGGGCGGCGAGCGCCATTGCCTTTGCGCTGGCGGGGGCGGGCATGGCGCGGCTCACGCTCTTCGATCGCACCCCCGCCATCGGGCAGGCCCTGCTTAAGCGGGTGAAGGCGGCCTACCCGCAGATCGAGACCCAATTCGGCACCCGCGACCCCTCCGGCCATGACCTGGCGGTGAATGCGACGCCGCTGGGCCTTGAGCCAGATGATCCCTTCTCCTTCGATGTGGAGAAGGCGGGCCCGGAAACCCTCGTCGCCGAGGTGCTGATGAAGCCGGAGACCACGGCTCTCCTCCACGCCGCCGCCGCGCGCGGCTGCGCCATCCACCAGGGCAGGCACATGCTGGATGGCCAGCGCGATCTGATGATGGCCTATTTCGGCCTTGCCCTGCAGGCGGGCGCATGA
- a CDS encoding ABC transporter substrate-binding protein, whose product MALKARFGAWLGGAAVLLCTTLSAAAADKVTLLLNWYNYGEHAPFYLGIEKGYFPAEGIELSVEEGRGSGATVQAVAAGSATFGYADFGTMVKAAVKGAPIKAVGIMLQKSPMAVQGFADKNIRTPKDMIGKTVVYTPGDSFSQLWPALLKVNGIQDSQVKVITGDAATKRNAVISGQADFLLGNVNDQKPLIEEATGKPVYAMLFADFGVNTVNGSVIVRPDLLEKNPDLAKRFLRALQKSIAEAKSNPQGAVDAMLKVNPKAGKRETLLASWTVTLPLLHTALTEKKPPLWTDPKDIAGTLDILSKYSGVDIDPAQGAKFYTNDFLPN is encoded by the coding sequence ATGGCGCTCAAGGCGAGGTTCGGCGCGTGGCTTGGCGGTGCGGCGGTGCTCCTGTGCACCACCCTTTCGGCCGCTGCTGCCGACAAGGTGACGCTGCTGCTGAACTGGTACAATTACGGCGAGCATGCGCCGTTCTACCTCGGCATCGAGAAGGGATACTTCCCGGCCGAGGGTATCGAGCTTTCCGTGGAGGAGGGGCGCGGCTCCGGCGCGACCGTGCAGGCGGTGGCGGCGGGCTCCGCGACGTTCGGCTACGCGGACTTCGGCACCATGGTGAAGGCGGCCGTCAAAGGCGCCCCCATCAAGGCCGTGGGCATCATGCTGCAGAAGAGCCCCATGGCCGTGCAGGGTTTCGCGGACAAGAACATCCGCACCCCCAAGGACATGATCGGCAAGACTGTCGTCTATACACCGGGCGACAGTTTTTCCCAGCTGTGGCCGGCACTTCTGAAGGTCAACGGCATTCAGGACAGCCAGGTGAAGGTCATCACCGGTGATGCCGCCACCAAGCGCAACGCGGTGATTTCCGGCCAGGCCGACTTCCTCCTCGGCAACGTCAACGACCAGAAGCCGCTGATCGAGGAAGCCACTGGAAAGCCTGTCTACGCCATGCTTTTCGCCGATTTCGGCGTCAACACGGTGAACGGCTCCGTCATCGTGCGTCCGGACCTTCTGGAGAAGAACCCGGACCTCGCCAAGCGTTTCCTGCGCGCGCTGCAGAAGTCCATCGCGGAAGCCAAGTCGAATCCGCAAGGCGCCGTGGATGCCATGCTTAAGGTGAACCCGAAGGCAGGTAAACGCGAGACCCTTCTCGCCAGCTGGACTGTGACCCTGCCGCTCCTGCACACGGCCCTCACCGAGAAGAAGCCGCCCCTGTGGACGGACCCCAAGGACATCGCCGGAACCTTGGACATCCTCTCCAAATACTCTGGCGTGGACATCGACCCCGCCCAGGGCGCGAAGTTTTACACCAACGACTTCCTCCCGAACTGA
- a CDS encoding MarR family winged helix-turn-helix transcriptional regulator, with protein sequence MTASGAVDATSARDRKGTRRLGAGRKIRGADPDPGRDVPISDAQGRDAEATLREVAVTHDAAGASSPSMPLWERPGYLVRRLHQIHSAIFLEECKAFNITPVQYGLMTTLLQHSGSDQRTIGVEVGIDRTNVADVLERLAERGLVRRERSETDRRAMNAFLTDEGRTLVGEMYEAMVRAQQRLLEPLDPEYRSAFLAMLTQLVEGNNHYSRAELKADFKVRRRRAPGED encoded by the coding sequence ATGACGGCTTCCGGTGCCGTGGACGCAACATCGGCGCGGGATCGGAAGGGGACACGTCGGCTCGGCGCAGGGCGGAAGATCCGGGGCGCCGATCCCGATCCGGGCCGGGATGTCCCAATCTCGGACGCGCAGGGCCGCGATGCGGAGGCCACCTTGCGCGAGGTGGCTGTTACCCACGATGCCGCCGGCGCTTCGTCCCCCTCCATGCCGCTGTGGGAGCGGCCCGGCTATCTGGTGCGCCGGCTGCATCAGATCCACTCCGCCATCTTTCTGGAGGAGTGCAAGGCCTTCAACATCACGCCCGTGCAATACGGCCTCATGACCACGCTGCTCCAGCATTCCGGCAGCGACCAGCGCACCATCGGCGTCGAGGTGGGCATCGACCGCACCAATGTCGCGGACGTGCTCGAGCGCCTTGCCGAGCGCGGCCTCGTCCGCCGCGAGCGCTCTGAGACGGACCGGCGCGCCATGAACGCCTTCCTCACCGATGAGGGCCGGACGCTGGTGGGCGAGATGTATGAGGCCATGGTCCGCGCCCAGCAGCGCCTGCTGGAGCCGCTCGATCCGGAATACCGCTCAGCCTTCCTCGCGATGCTGACGCAGTTGGTGGAAGGCAACAACCACTACAGCCGCGCCGAGCTGAAGGCCGATTTCAAGGTCCGCCGTCGTCGCGCTCCGGGTGAGGACTGA
- a CDS encoding ABC transporter substrate-binding protein produces the protein MIRVRLDWTPWGVHAPFHLAAKKGLFAANGLDVELVDGNGSVSTVQIVGNGEYDVGHAALAPMAIARAKGLNVKAIAGFVRQNDIGLLVPKDSGITGPADLKGKKLAFTAGSLEAPFIDRFLAAGGLKRSDVELIAVDASAKGGTYMAGRSDGVFSTVPFILPVVNAQRPSSTINFTTYGLTFPSFGLFATEKSIAAKTDALRRFSSVVAGMWTYIMAGHEDEAVAAIIEARPNAKLNPAILRQQIDVLKGFVATPATKDKPMGIMAEADWRQGLDVLADGSLVPAGQTAPDFFTNDLIDTTISARVASGK, from the coding sequence GTGATCCGCGTCCGGCTGGATTGGACGCCCTGGGGCGTCCACGCCCCCTTCCACCTTGCCGCGAAGAAGGGACTCTTCGCCGCCAACGGGCTCGATGTGGAGCTGGTGGATGGCAACGGCTCCGTGTCAACCGTGCAGATCGTCGGCAATGGTGAGTACGACGTTGGCCATGCGGCACTCGCGCCCATGGCCATCGCCCGCGCCAAGGGCCTGAACGTAAAGGCCATCGCCGGCTTCGTGCGCCAGAACGACATCGGCCTTCTGGTTCCGAAGGACAGCGGCATCACCGGCCCGGCCGACCTGAAGGGCAAGAAGCTGGCCTTCACCGCCGGCTCGCTCGAAGCCCCCTTCATCGATCGCTTCCTGGCCGCCGGCGGCCTGAAGCGGTCGGACGTGGAGCTGATCGCCGTGGATGCGTCCGCCAAGGGCGGCACCTACATGGCCGGACGCTCGGACGGGGTCTTCTCCACCGTGCCCTTCATCCTGCCCGTGGTGAATGCGCAGCGCCCCTCCAGCACCATCAACTTCACCACCTATGGCCTGACCTTCCCGAGCTTCGGCCTGTTCGCCACCGAGAAGAGCATCGCGGCCAAGACCGATGCGCTGCGCCGCTTCTCCAGCGTCGTCGCCGGCATGTGGACCTACATCATGGCCGGACACGAGGACGAGGCGGTCGCCGCCATCATCGAGGCCCGGCCGAACGCCAAGCTCAATCCGGCCATCCTGCGCCAGCAGATCGACGTGCTGAAGGGGTTCGTCGCCACCCCGGCCACCAAGGACAAGCCCATGGGCATCATGGCCGAGGCCGACTGGCGGCAGGGGCTGGACGTTCTCGCGGATGGCAGTCTCGTCCCGGCCGGTCAGACCGCCCCGGACTTCTTCACCAACGACCTGATCGATACCACGATCTCGGCACGGGTCGCCTCCGGCAAGTAG
- a CDS encoding amidase — MNAIARESEVARLAAAHAAGTRRVSETVDAALARAQAAQAGYNCFAALDGAGASAAAADMDARTAAGETPGPLAGVPIAVKDILDCAGLPTRWGSQLFAEAAPAASDIAAVARLRAAGAIVIGKTTTTEFAHSPLGFSPLTGLTLNPFAAGLTCGGSSSGAGTSVALGVTPVTLATDAGCSSRLPAAATGTYGFKPTLGLVPHERVPDAFGSFIHLGLIGRSVADIAATLPVVAGPSPADPWSLRAPPLAATGGGLEGARVLLWMRAGNGRVAREVEAATRAAVRMLERLGANVAEEDYALAAPDPIWSTLQQTNWALRFATTSAEDFARLSPALRAGIEAARGFTALDLMRAQVARAQLFRGVQAKFAQYDFILTPCLSAPLVAADFDLSAPLVIDGEAVGPLRAEWTSALSLFDLSGHPALALPVGLAENGGPLGVQLVGRWNHDMALLAAAAEIAAGMPAPACPEVEIRG, encoded by the coding sequence ATGAACGCGATTGCACGAGAAAGCGAGGTCGCACGCCTCGCCGCAGCCCATGCCGCCGGCACGCGGCGGGTGAGCGAGACGGTGGACGCGGCGCTGGCCCGCGCGCAGGCGGCCCAGGCGGGGTACAATTGCTTCGCCGCGCTCGACGGCGCGGGCGCGAGCGCGGCGGCGGCGGATATGGACGCGCGCACGGCCGCCGGCGAGACGCCCGGTCCGCTCGCGGGCGTCCCGATCGCCGTGAAGGACATTCTCGATTGCGCCGGACTGCCCACGCGCTGGGGTTCACAGCTGTTCGCTGAGGCCGCGCCGGCGGCGTCGGATATCGCGGCCGTGGCCCGGCTCAGGGCGGCGGGCGCCATCGTCATCGGAAAGACGACGACGACGGAATTTGCCCATTCGCCGCTGGGCTTCTCGCCCCTCACCGGGCTGACGCTGAACCCGTTCGCGGCGGGCCTCACCTGCGGTGGCTCGTCCTCCGGGGCCGGGACGAGCGTCGCGCTCGGGGTGACGCCGGTGACGCTCGCGACCGACGCCGGCTGCTCCAGCCGCCTGCCGGCCGCGGCCACCGGCACCTACGGCTTCAAGCCGACGCTGGGCCTCGTGCCGCACGAGCGGGTGCCGGATGCCTTCGGCAGCTTCATCCATCTGGGGCTGATCGGCCGAAGCGTCGCCGATATCGCGGCAACCCTGCCCGTGGTCGCCGGGCCGTCGCCGGCCGATCCCTGGAGCCTGCGCGCCCCTCCGCTCGCCGCAACCGGCGGCGGCCTCGAAGGTGCGCGGGTTCTTCTGTGGATGCGTGCCGGGAATGGCCGTGTCGCCCGCGAGGTGGAGGCGGCGACCCGCGCTGCGGTGCGCATGCTGGAGCGGCTGGGCGCCAACGTGGCGGAGGAGGATTATGCCCTCGCTGCGCCCGATCCCATCTGGAGCACCCTGCAGCAGACGAACTGGGCGCTGCGATTTGCTACGACCTCCGCAGAGGATTTCGCGCGGCTGTCGCCGGCACTCAGGGCGGGAATCGAGGCGGCGCGGGGGTTCACCGCCCTCGACCTGATGCGCGCCCAGGTGGCCCGCGCCCAGCTGTTCCGTGGGGTGCAGGCGAAGTTCGCGCAATACGATTTCATTCTCACCCCCTGCCTCTCCGCCCCGCTGGTGGCCGCCGATTTCGACCTTTCGGCGCCCCTGGTGATTGACGGCGAGGCCGTGGGGCCGCTGCGGGCGGAGTGGACTTCGGCTTTGTCGCTCTTCGATCTTTCGGGCCACCCCGCTCTCGCGCTACCCGTCGGGCTTGCGGAGAATGGCGGGCCGCTCGGCGTGCAGCTGGTGGGGCGCTGGAACCACGATATGGCGCTGCTTGCCGCCGCCGCCGAGATCGCCGCTGGGATGCCGGCGCCGGCATGCCCTGAAGTGGAAATCCGGGGCTGA
- a CDS encoding aromatic-ring-hydroxylating dioxygenase subunit beta → MLNPTSANAPSREDLIDALLLKAEVEAFNEAYASALDQQRLADWAEMFTVNGFYNIISRENYDRKLPVGLIYCENRGMIRDRAFALEKTAMFAPRYLRHMVGNLKVAEAEDGSVDATANYVVFQVLFDRPDATIHQVGRYIDRFVREEGGLKLASRICVYDSLLIDNALCIPV, encoded by the coding sequence ATGCTGAACCCCACGAGTGCAAATGCGCCCTCCCGTGAAGATCTGATCGATGCCCTGCTGCTTAAGGCGGAGGTGGAGGCCTTCAACGAGGCCTATGCCTCCGCCCTCGACCAGCAGCGGCTGGCGGACTGGGCCGAGATGTTCACCGTCAATGGCTTCTACAACATCATCTCGCGCGAGAATTACGACCGGAAGCTCCCGGTGGGCCTGATCTATTGCGAGAACCGCGGCATGATCCGGGACCGGGCGTTCGCGCTGGAGAAGACCGCCATGTTCGCGCCGCGTTATTTGCGGCACATGGTGGGCAACCTGAAGGTCGCCGAGGCGGAGGACGGCAGCGTCGACGCCACCGCGAACTATGTGGTGTTCCAGGTGCTGTTCGACCGGCCGGACGCGACCATCCACCAGGTGGGCCGCTACATCGACCGTTTCGTGCGGGAGGAGGGCGGGCTGAAGCTCGCCTCGCGCATTTGCGTTTACGACAGCCTGCTCATCGACAACGCTCTGTGCATCCCGGTTTGA